The Candidatus Paracaedibacteraceae bacterium DNA window CCACCAAGACGCGCAATTTCTTTCTCAACTTCGGCAAAACTCATAGCATCTGCATCACGAACCACTGGAACAACGAGGCCTTGAGGGGCAGAAACAGCAACGCCAATATCATAATAATTTTTATAGATAATTTCGTCGCCATTGATTTCTGCATTGACTTCAGGGATTTCTTTAAGCGCTTGGATTGCAGCCTTAACGAAGAAAGACATAAAGCCAAGCTTAACACCATGTTTCTTTTCAAAAGATTCTTTATAACGATTACGCATTTCCATGACGTTGGTCATGTCAACTTCGTTAAATGTTGTTAGAATCGCTGCGGTATTTTGCGCCCCTTTAAGACGTTCTGCAATGCGCTGGCGCAAACGTGTCATCTTAACGCGCTCTTCCCGTACTTCGACTGTACGTGCTGGCGTCGCTGCTACAGGATTTTCCATATAGTTGATGACATCACCCTTTGTGACACGTCCATCTTTACCAGAAGAGGCAACAGCTGCAACATTGATGTTATTTTCTTCTGCCATCTTACGAACCGCAGGACCATGCTGAACACCGACATCAACATGTTTTTCCTCAGCAGCTTTTATTTCTTCTTGGATTTCTTCTTTAATTTCCTCAACGATTGCCTCAACCGTGGCTTCGCCACCGACCTCAACAAGCC harbors:
- the odhB gene encoding 2-oxoglutarate dehydrogenase complex dihydrolipoyllysine-residue succinyltransferase, translating into MSEHKEIKVPPLGESVSEGTVARWIKKEGQAVVADEILVELETDKVTLEVTSPASGVLSKIHHPEGTNVEVGQILGLVEVGGEATVEAIVEEIKEEIQEEIKAAEEKHVDVGVQHGPAVRKMAEENNINVAAVASSGKDGRVTKGDVINYMENPVAATPARTVEVREERVKMTRLRQRIAERLKGAQNTAAILTTFNEVDMTNVMEMRNRYKESFEKKHGVKLGFMSFFVKAAIQALKEIPEVNAEINGDEIIYKNYYDIGVAVSAPQGLVVPVVRDADAMSFAEVEKEIARLGGRARDGKLSIDEMTGGTFTVSNGGIFGSLMSTPILNSPQTGILGMHKTQERPVAINGQVVIRPMMYIALSYDHRLIDGKEAVTFLVRIKESIENPERLLLDM